Within the Musa acuminata AAA Group cultivar baxijiao chromosome BXJ2-9, Cavendish_Baxijiao_AAA, whole genome shotgun sequence genome, the region ATTATCCTTTTAAAAGTATGCTCGATAAGTTTCTTTTCGATGCTCaaataatattgaaaaaaatatatatttgattaaaaaaacatgttgatgattaaaaagtatgtaaatcttttatttttcataagtaatttttttataatatcaaaAGTGTTAAGTTAGCAGTAAAAGTTTTCTAAATTTAAACGAttataagaaatatatatatatatatatatatatagagagagagagagagagagaggatctaaGAAAAAGTAATGGCGATGGGATCTAAGGAGATGACGACCACCAAAAAGGGGATCAGCTTATGTAGAATGTCCGACCACAATTCCCTGCAAAGATCCGACACATTTTTGTACCTATCTTTGACCAAATCCTCGCCCTTCAAATTTCCTCTTTAATTAATTACCTTTCTCATATTCCTAATTCAatttatatatatgaaattattattagtatttattCTTGAATTTATATGCCCCAAATCCTCACtcaaatgtgtatatatatatttactgcGTTTCAAATGTCTTTGCAATTTGTAGTCACAACTATGGAATATATGCATAATAATTAGGTGCTAAGAGAGTAAAGAGGAGATGAGTACACGTGGAATATAGTAGAAGAGGATTAGCtgcatatttaaattttatttccacTGgtaatccaatatatatatataaatatattattattaacttaaccAAATGCCACCTAATAAATATCATTTTTTGTTTAATAcaatttctataaaatttgaaaattaatttaaattaattagaaTAATATGaagtattaatatatatatatttgtaattgataaagttgaagaaaaaataaaatattttaataaaacatAGATTAATTCATCATATTAAGGAAGAAAATTTTATCAAGCAAAAATTAGATAATtatgtatgagagagagagagagatctttctACCTGTTTAGGTTGTCAGTTGGTCCAACTCATTATCATCCCTTATCCCATCAAATCCAATTCCTTCTTCTATTAATGACTCTCTgtttcaacacacacacacacactctctctctctctctctctatgactACATCTCTTCCCTTCACTCTCATTAATCATGTAATTTGTATAAACATACAATTAATTAACTAACCTTTCTCTCTCATCCTCTGTTTCTATCTCTTTATCTGAAAAATTATCATACAAAACAGCAGcatcaaaagaagaataaaagaaaaagaacagaaaaagagcgtgagagagagagagggggtgggAGAGGAGGAGGTCGGAGAAAGAAATGAAGAGAAGAGGAGTAGGGAGGTGAGGAAGAGAGGATATAGTGGTGGCCTATTGGGACACCATCAATTGGGTGAAAGGTGGGATCTTTGGGGGGTTGGAAGGGAAGAGGGGGAGATGGGGAACGTGACATCGTCGGTGGCGGCACGGTTCGCGTTCTTCCCGCCGGAGCCGGCGACGTACGAGGTGTTCCGGGAGAGGGGAGGCGATGGGCGGCTCTGCCTGACGGGGCTGTCGCCGGAGAAGAACGTGGAGGTGCACCTGGTGGAGACCCGCGCCGGGAACCGAGTGGTGGCCACGTTCTGGCGCCACCCCCGCGCCCGCTTCACCGTCCTCTACTCCCACGGCAATGCCGCTGACCTCGGTCAGATGCTCGACCTCTTCCTTGAGCTCCGCGCTCACCTCCGCGTCAATATCATGAGGTTTTTCGATTCCCTTGCCCTGTTCTCTCCGCCTCCTTTTTTCTCCCCTTCTATTAGATTGGCAAGGTTGGATCTTTATTGTAAAAGGGGAGTTCTTTTGGATGAGCTTGGTGTTTGGATTTAGTTCTTGTAGGTGAATGATGTCGATATGGTGAAATCTTGGGCGTTCTGATTACTGCTTAGGAACTTTGAGGTTCTGAGAGTGGGAACAAGTATGTTTCACAAAGGAATTCCAAGCTTGTTTTTTGCTCAATATTTGTTATGGGTGCCTCATTTGATCATCTCTTGCATCCATGGTTGTCAGGAGTGTTGGAAAATCGATCAACTCGTAGATGCAGGTTACtgatatattttgtttttttgtctGTTTTCATGTAGCTTCCTCAAATGTTTTATCAAGGTTTATATAACACACAAGGCTGATGAAATGTGGAGTCTGTGGAGGGTCTATACATCCAGcctctaaatttctcaagtttcaagctcaaattggataataataatactataaaATGAAACTGGAAATTGTTTTTTATGAAAACTGCAATTAAAACTGATTGATGATCTTCTCCTTTGCAGTTACGATTACTCAGGCTATGGAGCATCGACGGGGAAGGTAAACAATTGTCAAAAAAACATGTAATGGAATTTTCTTCTTCCTGCTTTCTTTTGGGATCTTGTAAGCTTAGTAGTTTTGGAACATTATGACAAAGGGATTATGTATTTTGGATCAAATTCGCCAAATCAATTGAAGTGAACTAAGAATAGGTAGAGACTACGGTGACATTTGCCACAGTGTATGATTTTAAATGGATGGTTTCCCCTCGAGGAAGTACCCACTTGGCATGGATGAATCTAAAGAGCCTCCGGTCATATAGTAAATTAAGTAGCGAGTTCTATTTTGACAGGTGAAACCGGTGGTTCATTCTCTCACAAACCTGATGTTGGCCCATTAATCTCAGGGGTGAATCACCCCTGCTAAATAGCATTGTCACTTAACAAAATTTATCCATTCTATATGATACTTAGAAGTAACTGTTGGAATGAGCCACTCTGTGAGAGTGGATTGTCAGTGAATCTAGAATTCATAGCTAAACACCATCAGTTCTGTTCATTTTACATAGCCGAAATAGTTAACCAGGGTTTCTGGTCTTCTAGCAATTCACATGGATGTGTGTAGTTGGCAAAAGGAACCCTAATTGCTATGATAGTTTTTCGATAGTCAATCTTAGTGAAGGTGAtatgttgattattatttttttctttcgtaTGAACTGTTGTAATCACAATCTAAGTCTATTAGATGCTTCTCAAGAACTTCATGATAGAGATGTTAAGGCAACAGCTGTAAATACTTTTATGGGACATTAGATATATTTCCAATGAAGAATGATTTATTATCAGAATCACTCATTCTATTCTAATTTTCATGTCTGATGGTATCTCGTTTTCCTTGTTTCTTTCGTTTATTCGCAAAAGCCATCTGAATTCAACACATACTATGACATAGAAGCAGTATATGATTGTCTGAAGAAAGAGTATGGAATAAGACAGGAGGATCTCATTTTGTATGGCCAGTCTGTTGGTAGCGGACCAACATTGCACCTCGCTGCACGATTACAGAAACTGAGAGGCGTCGTTCTCCATAGTGCAATTCTCTCGGGCATACGTGTCTTGTATCCTGTGAAAGTGACATTCTGCTTTGATATCTTTAAAGTAAGTTCAGATTTTTCTTTATTCTGTTGGATCATATTCATTTTCTTGCTAGTACTTTACCTGCATTCTTTGACATTTTCTTTTACTATTACTGTGAAAGTTGGGATTTTTGTTTGCAGAACATTGACAAGATACGACAAGTCAACTGCCCAGTCTTTGTTATACATGTAAGCCTTTTCCCTCAGCCAATTCAATATATTAATTTCTTgtatcatatgagcaatcatgTCTTGAAATATTATGTTACATGTTGGATGATCTTGCCATAAACTCATCGGACTTGCAAGTTAGTGAACATAAAACTTGTCTTACTGTGAGATTACAAATTATGAAAACAATTAAGAATGTCTCAAGTGCTTTGTCATTTTGCTCCCATttgtgcctttatatccttgtcaTCCATCATCCATGCCTTTTTGCCATCCAAATGAGGTAATAAGCTGCATACAACAGAAAAAAATAGAGAAGATTTGACAACATTTTTAATGTTCAACCTTTCAGCATGATTTGCATGAATAGCATTCCAAAATCAGGGAGAGCGACACCTGCCCTGAAACCAAAATACTACGTAGCGTGCTGCTTGATTCCTTCTCTATTAAGACCTGGTATGTTGCTCAAGTTCGTGCAGGGATTTGAAACTTTTTGTGCCGACGATTAGTTGAAAGTATTCCTTGACTAAAATAAGTAGCACAGTTGTCGGCTAAAGAGAGAATATTTGTATTGTTTGATTCAAACACACTCGATACTTTCTCTGGGAGTATTCAGGTTTCTCACCTTCACATTCTTTGATGTTATCTCTGAAACTGTCGGGGATATCTCTTAAGTACATGTTCACTGATTTCAATTCACTCATTTCGCTGATGCTCTTGATCTGTCAAATTCGTTATCAGATAAAGAATTCTCTTCATCAGACACCTTAATCAGGTTTAATTTATTTGTAGGGAACGGCTGATGACATCGTCGACTGGACTCATGGGAAACGTTTGTGGGAACTATCCAAAATAAAATATGATCCTTTGTGGATCAAGGGTGGTGGTCACTGCAACTTAGAGACATATCCTGAATATATCAAGCACTTGCGAAAATTTATTAATGCCATGGAGAAACTTCCACTTGTGAAACAGAACAACCAAAGCAGGCTTCCGACATCAACCATCACAGAATCAAAACATAACAAGTGCTTGAGATTTGGCAAGAGATAGCTGTTCGAACGACGCCCTGTAGGTTCATCTGCATCTATGCCTCAATCCTTTGCACAAGTCTGCCTGTCTTCAACAGGCACCGCATGAGCTATGATCGATCGAAGACAAGGACCACAGAGAGTAGGTACATTATTGACTCAGAAAGCCGTAACTTCCGTGTCTAAAAATGATCCTAAAGAATACTAATCCGAGGAGATCCTGTCGCAATCCATGTCTCTGGAATCGACAAGTATGCTTCATCGATCCAATTATTTGTCTGATTTGCCAGATTGATGGCTTGTGTAAACACTTCcacttcaaaagcaaatacatggTTTGTTTCTTGAATCTTGCACTCCATGTTCTCCTTCTTGAAAGAACACTTCTTCGTGTAAGTCAGTAGATTTTGTTTTGCTTGATATTTTCTCCTCTGGACAACATTGAAAAGTGAAGGTAAATGATGAAAGATGGGAATCAAGTTTCTGATAGATTGTTGATGAGTGAAAATTGCTCCATTATGTAGAGCTAAGTGGAAGTATGTTTCTAGAAATGCTTGTTGTGTATACTAGTATGCATCTTAAAATGACCAACAGCAATATGTAGGTATGCTACCCAATGAGTTCGCATATATCCAACACTATAATGCTTTTCATTTTATTTACTAggaattatatttttcatttatcttGTTGGTTGCCTCTCTTACCCATACTTGAATCTCAAACACCATCATGCATCAAACTTGAATGCTTAATTAGCAAACTGTTTCTACTGATGAGGGTGAATGAAATCATGAATTAGGAGACTCTGTTCATCCACAATTTGCAGAAGAACCACTGCCAGCACCCAAGCTGGATTCACCTTTTCTTTAGAGGACACTTGACCATGCTTCCATTGCTTTTCTTGGATCACTCATCAACCCTAAGCCTAAAACGACCTCCATCTTATTCCTGCCTAGCTAGAAATGAGGCAGAGAGGATCCAAGTAGCTTTACTGCCATTCAAAATGGAGACAACACTCATCATTCCTCTCGACACTTTGCTCAGGACTTCCATGAACAAAGCAGCACCAAGGAACCAGTTGTCCTCCCACCTGGTTGGCTGTCGACTCTTATCCCCCCACCAAGACACGGCCCTCTGAAACCACCATGGGAACTCATCCTGAGTTGGAAGCTTGAGGATCCAGTGTGTTCCTGCAAAGAGTACCTGTGTGAAATCATGGAGATAAACTACAGCATATTAGTCAAGTGTAAACATGCAGCTCTACATTTTGGCTGCTAACATACTAATATGACTATCTCACTCCAATTATGACATGAACTCTTATCTTGATTTGATTTAgttataaatttgatttaatattttaaCAAATTGAAAAATCTCTTGTACACATCAAGAAATCATAAAAGAGTGACAATATACCTCTATCTGACATGTTTGCTGAGCTCCCCTTGTTGAAGAGAATGTAGAACATCCCctgggagtgcaaacactttctgACTCTGCTTGTCGTCTTTCTTGCAACCAAGTAGCGAAGCATCATTTCTAAGGTGGATTGTGTGCCTCAGCAAGATCCCATATGCCATGCAAAGCATGTACAGTGCTCACCGTAGCTTTGATCTCAAGCATGTACGTCTTCAGAACGAAAGAGTTTGGCTTTGCGTTGTCCTGCGAAAAGCTTAGTTTGTCCAGAGGGTTATCTAGATATTCCAATATCTAATTTAGATTGTCGTATGACGGATCGTAGATTTGCCGACAGCTCGTGCGCGCACCGGGAAGACAATTCCAACGAGTGTATGTGCCATGAACATGGATCGATCGTATCCATACATGAGATATCATTCATGACAGCGGCAATTATTATTAGAAGATTGAGCGGCTGTAGACGACGACACGACGGCACTCGGCTCATGCAAAAGCGACTACTCCACGTGCATGCATGACATACGTAGTGCTGTACATCCCTATCGGAAGGGGATGCCTTCGCCCGCAGCAGCTGCCATGGGAGGCACGCCCGAAAGAAGACCCCATAGTTTATCTCAAAGGGAGGAGGGGAAAGGTTGAGGCTTGGGAGAGTGCAGTAGAGAGGGGCCATGATGTTAGGAAAGAGGGGTACAGGAGGACATTGCCCGGCTTCAGCTGCACGCATGCCCAGCCACAAACCAacacccctcctcctcctccctccttttcCAATGCCATCCCAACCCTCTTTCacagctactctctctctctctctctgtctctctgtgtGTCTCCTGTTGAAGGAGCTGGTGCACAGTTGGGTCCGTCCACACTGTCTAGAGTCCCAGAAATCGAGTAGGCTGTTGTGGAAGACCTAATTCTTATGCTCTGCGCATTGTCTTCAAGAGAACAAAAGTGTGCACCCTTTCCTCTTTTCTCTCCTCCTTTCAAATTAATCTGAGGTCGGGACGGTGGAAGAGATAGTAAAGTATTGCGAGTAGAGAGGACAGAAGTCAGTGGCCCTGACTCGGGCATCTCTTTCTACACTCATTTCCTTATTGTTCGAGCTGTACGACACGAGGAGGATAAGAACAGCACACGTTAATGGAAGGAAGGGTTTCGGATCATGGCTCTCTGCATGCATGCCGTAGCATGAACTCACCATTGGTTGCACTGTAGTTAAACAATCAGATTAGGGTTAGTGCATCTGCTTTTGGCACTCCCACTTACAGTAGGTAGACAAAGGAGACTAGCAGAAGCTTGCAGCCGACTCGTTCCATGACCCTACACGAGAAGTATTGGATGCATCACAAAGTCGTTGGTGCGAAAGGAACAAGACGATAGCATTCTTTTAGAGTAGCCTTCGGATGGCCATTTAGCTCAGCTGTTCTCTAACAAGCATCccgtttctcctcctcttcctcctccctgctCTTTTCAGCCGAAGGTAGGGTGCATTTGAGCCATGGCAGCCAACAGAGTGGATTACCATGAGGTTTTCACCACCAAGACCATAACAGTCTGTCCACGAGCTCGCCCTCCTCATGCTCATGAGGCCAAAGTCATCCATCTCTCAAATCTGGACAGAAAGTGTCCCGCCCTAATGTACTTGGTGTTCTTTTACAGATCAACTCCACCCCTTCATGGCCGGCAGCTTTCATCTGCTTCTCTTTTCTCCTCCTTAAAAAGGGGACTGGAGGAGGCCATGTCCGATTGGTACCCAGCTGCAGGCCGGCTGTGCCTCGCCCCACCACCACCCACCGGGAAGATCAACCTGGCTTGCACCAATTCCGGTGCACTTCTGGTCGAGGCAGCCACCCGAGCTACGATTTCAGATCTCGGAGACCTAGCTCAGCACAATGACTTCTACGAACGCCTGGTCTGCAAGCCTCCCTCCGGGGCCTGCTTCGCCGACACGCCGCTTGTCGTCGGTCAGGTGAGTTCAGAACCATGCAGCTCACGACACTATGCCATGATAACATCCTATTCCTTCTTCCCTTCATGAAGGTGACCAAGTTTGCGTGTGGAGGCTACTCGATTGGGGTGGGCACAAACCACGCGCTCTTTGATGGGGCGGCAAACTACAGTTTCTTGAGTGCATGGGCTTCCAAGACGGTGGGGAGGGCAGCTGAAGGACAGGTGGAGCTCGTCGAGCCGGTCCATGAGAGAGGAAGGCTCTTGGTCTGCCATGGCCAGAGCCAGGTGAGCTTATCGAAGGCTGCCGATCGAGAAGGCGAGATGGGAGGGTTCATGGCTCTCGATCATCTGCATCAGCTGATCAAACAGGCAGTGTCTGCGAACTGCATCGTTCCCGGTGGGCAGCTGAAGCTCTCGGAGATGGACAGCACAGGGCACGAGCACTTGGTGCTGAGAACGTTCTCTGTGAGTGCTTCCATGGTGAGCAGGCTTAAGAGCAAAGCTGCAAGCGGCTCCGCTGGCATTTCCTGCTCTTCCTTCGAGGTGGTGGCTGCTCATCTATGGAAGGTAATGGAAATTGAtattaacctctctctctctctctctctctctctctctctgagacatCAAATTCATcaggaaacatatatatatatatccatgctAATATTACAATAAAAGAATGAAAATTACAAGATAAAATAGAAACATTGTTCACATAGAACTTATGATCTATATGGATACATGCAAGATTGTTCATATTGTTATGAACTAAGCCAAGAATACAAACAGTTGGTGCTCAAAGACATGCTTgttcttattgttatgaaattgAGTTAGCCAAAGATGATGCCTCATGTAAACTTAGGTTGCTTATCTTCTGATTACACAACATAGATATCACATACAaaagtaagctagcaatcaaatcATGAACTCGAGCAATATAACAAATCAGAGAGCGAGAAGATTATATCCACTTCTTGACATTGATGGATGTGTGTTCATATATAGATTTATTCACCTAAATCATTTACATAATAAATATTCACCTAAATCAAAtcctttcttttttccatcaaagAATGTGGTCTTATGAAAGTTGACTTTGTTGATGTCCTTTTAGTAAAATGAAAGGTGATCATTGGACTTATatacaagaaaaagaaatccTAAAATTTTAATTTGGTGATTTCTAAATTATAATTCATGTGGCCTCTCTGATATGAAGGGAAGCATAATGGATGTTAAGTAGGATATTGGAATATAAATTTGTATCTATTTTTCATCAATGGGAATGTTGTTTTTTTTACTATGAACAAAATTAAGTTGACACATAAAACTTATATGTACAGTAATTATACATTCAAGCTGAGCTCAGTGCATGTTTACATGTGAATCTAATACGAACTGTTTTTATAACAATAGAATAATTATGAGGCTATCCTAATTTTTCGATAACACTTAGAACATGAGAATTTCTAAAAATgtgaaaagaaggaaagaattagaaaaaggaaaatttctataaggCCTTGATAATTCATAAGGAATATACTAAGCACATAATCCTATATATAAAGACCAGTTACTAGGATTCTATAACATAAAGAATAATTTAGTATTTTAGCAAATCTTTCTTTGTAAGCAATCATCTATGATCTTGTATTCTGAATCCTCATAAACTTCCTTATAGAGCTTCCTAATTTCTCATACAGTTTGCAATCCTAAGCTTCCCATGTCTATACTTTTGATTGAACTACTAAGATGAACATGCTCTCTtcttttagttaagttgcttcttGTGTGGTCTTATATTCTTGTTCTCTGTGAGTGTTATTAGATACTGTTAGGTGTTAACACAACATATGAAGAATACAACAAACAATTTTGATTTCTTTTCACATATATCAATCACTTCATCTACACATAAAGAGCAAGACAAAGTGTCTCTTAATCTTCTTTGATCAGATTCCACATTGATAAAGAAAAATCATGCCAGTTTTACCTAAGGCTGATTTTGGGTTGAATCATGTGTTTGCTTGTTTGCATGCATGCATACATTAACATatctacatacatatatatatgtacatgttgtGTCATCTAAATTTGGTTAATAatcactctaaaattgtggtagAAAACATTTTGGAAGCTCAAAGGATCATTTAAATGTAAAGATTTGGTTTTTCATCAAGCGTTTATTGTTCGACATCAATCATTTGTTCCTGTCAAGTTGCATGGATTTTCTGTGTGCCATGAAATTGCTACTTTAGCAATCTTAGAAATCCAGCTAATAGAAGTCTTTTGATCACTGTGTTACATTTGTTTAGGTAGTCAAATTATCTTTTGAGATTCCTTTTAACTTTTGATTGAAAAGAATATATCACAAACAGGTCAAGGAAAATGGGTTGTTTCTCATGGTTAAGAATATCAATGACCAATGAGGAGCCAATAAAGGATAATATACTCTACAATAATGAtatatgtaaaagaaaaaagtttGACTTGCAACTATGATAAAGGTTTGTGATCAAGGTTAGTTCTAAGAGTAGAATTATTGATCTACTAATGATGTGATGGTAGATCAGAATTTATGATGGCAAGGATTGTGACATTTCATAGGGAAAAAAAAGTTGAATGataattttatcaaaataatgtaaaattattaAGAAAGATTGATCCAAATCAGTACCATCACCTGTCTATTATGATTAGATATCTACCAGTAGTTAGCACTCACCAATTTCTACAATTTGTGAGTATTACCACTAAGAATTAGGAGAAAAAACCTCAGATAAATAATATACTGTATACATTACTAGGTTAGAAGTACCTAATTCACCATGAAATTTGTGTTGAGTATGTGATGCTCAGTCTTTTCATTCATGGCTAGATTTAAGTATAACTAAATTCATCAAAAGAGAAGAGATCTTATAACTACAGAAAGATCTTGTTCCTAGAGAACTAGGTCATTGTAAATTGCATTTGCCTGTTACAAGATGATATTGGTGTTTTCATGACACACCTAGTTCAGTTTCATTTTGTGAAGAGACTTGAGGAAAATGTGGCCAGTACAATGGTCAACTAATAtacacaaaggaaaaattattaccTAATAGTGGATAGGTAAATTTGACATGGAAATCATAAGGTCAGATGGTCTTGAACCTGTGGGTTTTCTAGATAGTTGGGCTTGTTTGAGATTTAAGTGCACATAAATGAAGAGTATTTTTTGAGTCTGAAGCTGTTGATAAATCTTCATCAGTGGTTTATCAAAGAAAGCAGATTAATCTATTGAGAAAAAGAAGCAGAGTTCCTGAATGATGAAAGCAACACTGAACACTGGCCATATCTTAGCTAGCTTGTGTGGTACAATCTGTGTTTTTGGTAGCACAGACAGTAACATAATAGAGGATACATAAGAAAATGATGGGAAGAATTCTACTAGAAAAGATCAAAGTAATTTATGAACACAGGAAAGTCACAACTTAATTCTCAGCTGAGTGCAAGCTTTGTTTGCTTGTTACATAATATGGTGTACAGGAGAATGATGAGAATAACTGTACAGGAAAAAGATCAGGTGATGAATGAACACAAAGGAAATCGCAGCTTGATTCTCAGCTGACTTCAATCTTTGTTTGCTTGTTACATAATTGGCACATTATGGAAGATGATGAAAAGAACTCTACTGGAAGG harbors:
- the LOC135623002 gene encoding brassinosteroid-related acyltransferase 1-like isoform X2 encodes the protein MSDWYPAAGRLCLAPPPPTGKINLACTNSGALLVEAATRATISDLGDLAQHNDFYERLVCKPPSGACFADTPLVVGQVTKFACGGYSIGVGTNHALFDGAANYSFLSAWASKTVGRAAEGQVELVEPVHERGRLLVCHGQSQVSLSKAADREGEMGGFMALDHLHQLIKQAVSANCIVPGGQLKLSEMDSTGHEHLVLRTFSVSASMVSRLKSKAASGSAGISCSSFEVVAAHLWKVRTKAFNIAKHRMVCLQFAVDARARMHPPLPKGFTGNAYVLSSVACTSAELEEASLAAVVGKIKVAKQAVTDSYVMKYLAALNAAPQVALPPLPELTMVSDWTKTPYHSIDFGIGKAVFVTPLATPFPQVAYFMQSPSEAGRVDVRIGLPHMHLQAFTRYFLSAM
- the LOC135623302 gene encoding uncharacterized protein LOC135623302, with the protein product MGNVTSSVAARFAFFPPEPATYEVFRERGGDGRLCLTGLSPEKNVEVHLVETRAGNRVVATFWRHPRARFTVLYSHGNAADLGQMLDLFLELRAHLRVNIMSYDYSGYGASTGKPSEFNTYYDIEAVYDCLKKEYGIRQEDLILYGQSVGSGPTLHLAARLQKLRGVVLHSAILSGIRVLYPVKVTFCFDIFKNIDKIRQVNCPVFVIHGTADDIVDWTHGKRLWELSKIKYDPLWIKGGGHCNLETYPEYIKHLRKFINAMEKLPLVKQNNQSRLPTSTITESKHNKCLRFGKR
- the LOC135623002 gene encoding brassinosteroid-related acyltransferase 1-like isoform X1 translates to MAANRVDYHEVFTTKTITVCPRARPPHAHEAKVIHLSNLDRKCPALMYLVFFYRSTPPLHGRQLSSASLFSSLKRGLEEAMSDWYPAAGRLCLAPPPPTGKINLACTNSGALLVEAATRATISDLGDLAQHNDFYERLVCKPPSGACFADTPLVVGQVTKFACGGYSIGVGTNHALFDGAANYSFLSAWASKTVGRAAEGQVELVEPVHERGRLLVCHGQSQVSLSKAADREGEMGGFMALDHLHQLIKQAVSANCIVPGGQLKLSEMDSTGHEHLVLRTFSVSASMVSRLKSKAASGSAGISCSSFEVVAAHLWKVRTKAFNIAKHRMVCLQFAVDARARMHPPLPKGFTGNAYVLSSVACTSAELEEASLAAVVGKIKVAKQAVTDSYVMKYLAALNAAPQVALPPLPELTMVSDWTKTPYHSIDFGIGKAVFVTPLATPFPQVAYFMQSPSEAGRVDVRIGLPHMHLQAFTRYFLSAM